Proteins found in one Fulvitalea axinellae genomic segment:
- a CDS encoding YbjN domain-containing protein → MESYFNQVKDYLLDLDYIIKYENKNDGVFVVDHESNGIADMVIGCADPILIVEQFIFEIGESNEEVFRQLLQKNRDIIHGAFVLDETGRRVIFRDTLQLENLDLNEIEATLNSLGLLLSEYSDQILKFSKQAV, encoded by the coding sequence ATGGAAAGCTATTTCAACCAAGTTAAAGATTATTTGTTGGATCTTGATTACATCATCAAATACGAAAATAAAAATGACGGTGTATTCGTCGTGGATCACGAATCAAACGGCATCGCGGATATGGTTATCGGATGTGCGGATCCAATCCTGATTGTCGAACAATTCATCTTCGAAATCGGAGAAAGTAACGAAGAGGTTTTCAGGCAACTGCTTCAGAAAAACAGGGATATTATCCACGGAGCCTTCGTTTTGGACGAAACGGGACGCCGGGTGATTTTCAGAGACACATTGCAACTGGAAAATCTTGATTTGAACGAAATAGAGGCGACCCTGAATTCGTTGGGGCTTTTGCTCAGCGAGTATTCGGATCAGATACTGAAGTTCTCCAAGCAGGCCGTTTAA